In Micromonospora purpureochromogenes, a single window of DNA contains:
- a CDS encoding TetR/AcrR family transcriptional regulator, with protein sequence MGRTGDGEGLPQRLLAVATRLFAEKGFEKTSVQEIVEAAGVTKGAMYHYFAAKDDLLQEIYQRLLRMQRERLEAIMARDQPVALRLRAAAADVVVTAIANLDDATVFLQSMHLLSADRRRAVRAARREYHERFRELVEEGQRAGTFRADVPADLAVDYFFGAVHHLGAWFRTGGRLTAEQVGAHFADLLLSSLRPDPPAEPRPTR encoded by the coding sequence GTGGGTCGGACGGGCGACGGGGAGGGGCTGCCGCAGCGGCTGCTGGCGGTCGCCACCAGGCTGTTCGCGGAGAAGGGCTTCGAGAAGACCTCGGTCCAGGAGATCGTCGAGGCCGCCGGGGTCACCAAGGGCGCGATGTACCACTACTTCGCCGCCAAGGACGACCTGCTCCAGGAGATCTACCAGCGGCTGCTGCGCATGCAGCGCGAGCGCCTGGAGGCCATCATGGCCCGCGACCAGCCGGTGGCACTGCGGCTGCGGGCGGCCGCCGCCGACGTGGTGGTCACCGCGATCGCCAACCTGGACGATGCCACGGTCTTCCTCCAGTCGATGCACCTGCTCTCGGCCGACCGCCGGCGCGCGGTGCGGGCGGCCCGCCGGGAGTACCACGAACGCTTCCGCGAGCTGGTGGAGGAGGGCCAGCGCGCCGGGACCTTTCGCGCCGACGTCCCGGCCGACCTGGCCGTCGACTACTTCTTCGGCGCGGTGCACCACCTCGGCGCGTGGTTCCGCACCGGCGGCCGGCTCACCGCCGAGCAGGTCGGCGCGCACTTCGCCGACCTGCTGCTCTCCTCGCTGCGCCCGGACCCGCCCGCCGAGCCGCGGCCAACGCGCTGA
- the msrA gene encoding peptide-methionine (S)-S-oxide reductase MsrA: protein MSETTEKAILAGGCFWGMQDLIRKRPGVLATRVGYTGGDVPNATYYNHGTHAEAIEIVYDPEKLSYRDLLEFFFQVHDPTTKNRQGGDVGVSYRSAIFYTDEQQRQVAEDTIADVDASGLWPGKVVTEVTPAGPFWEAEPEHQDYLERNPGGYTCHFVRPDWKLPRRGEKAT from the coding sequence ATGAGCGAGACGACGGAGAAGGCGATCCTGGCCGGCGGCTGCTTCTGGGGGATGCAGGATCTCATCCGGAAACGCCCGGGCGTGCTCGCCACCAGGGTCGGATACACCGGCGGGGACGTGCCGAACGCCACGTACTACAACCACGGCACCCATGCCGAGGCGATCGAGATCGTCTACGACCCCGAGAAGCTGTCCTACCGGGATCTTCTCGAGTTCTTCTTCCAGGTCCACGACCCGACCACGAAGAATCGTCAGGGCGGCGACGTGGGAGTCAGCTACCGGTCGGCGATCTTCTACACCGACGAGCAGCAGCGGCAGGTCGCGGAGGACACGATCGCCGACGTAGACGCCTCCGGCCTGTGGCCGGGCAAGGTGGTCACCGAGGTCACCCCCGCCGGCCCGTTCTGGGAGGCCGAGCCCGAACACCAGGACTACCTGGAGCGCAATCCCGGCGGTTACACCTGTCACTTCGTCCGGCCGGACTGGAAGCTCCCCCGTCGAGGCGAGAAGGCCACGTAG